The Candidatus Deferrimicrobium sp. genome has a window encoding:
- a CDS encoding PaaI family thioesterase: MCIWRMHGAGSVPAFSRAAGGLVSGMMLMGAADVAMWLAIMTLRGTVERWVTSDMKTAFLRGAREEDISCIARILKPGKRSMYGTAECHGAASGLVAHHVLTYARVETEEGALSVRQALPINLR, translated from the coding sequence ATGTGCATCTGGCGAATGCACGGTGCTGGTTCCGTTCCGGCGTTCTCTCGAGCGGCCGGGGGGCTCGTCAGCGGGATGATGCTGATGGGGGCCGCAGACGTGGCGATGTGGCTGGCGATCATGACGCTCCGGGGAACAGTTGAGCGTTGGGTGACGTCCGATATGAAGACGGCATTTCTGCGCGGCGCGCGAGAGGAAGATATCTCCTGTATCGCTCGGATCCTGAAGCCCGGGAAACGAAGTATGTACGGCACCGCCGAATGCCATGGCGCTGCCTCCGGTTTGGTTGCCCACCATGTCCTCACGTATGCAAGGGTCGAAACAGAGGAGGGTGCCCTATCCGTCCGTCAGGCGCTCCCAATAAACCTCCGGTGA
- a CDS encoding sulfur reduction protein DsrE has protein sequence MKLAMEISQTNPRVVFNAFRLANFSRKEGDEAKGFLLAEGVELDGIEDPKFDARGQAESFLQAGGEILACGTCLKLRNSQWSELCPLSTMKDLHALIREADRVVTF, from the coding sequence GTGAAACTCGCGATGGAGATCTCCCAGACGAACCCGAGGGTGGTGTTCAACGCCTTCCGGTTGGCCAACTTCAGCAGAAAGGAAGGAGACGAGGCGAAGGGGTTTCTCCTCGCCGAAGGAGTGGAGCTGGACGGAATCGAAGACCCGAAATTCGACGCCCGGGGGCAAGCGGAGAGCTTCCTCCAGGCGGGAGGGGAAATACTGGCCTGCGGGACATGCCTCAAGCTGCGCAACTCGCAATGGTCGGAGCTGTGTCCCTTGTCCACGATGAAGGACCTCCACGCGCTGATCCGGGAGGCGGACCGCGTCGTGACGTTCTGA
- a CDS encoding cupin domain-containing protein — MIVKSGDGKKRTFLGVDFVVLARGKDSMITKMLYKVGDRVPFHKHPNGQSGYVLSGKYRLRFGGVDQEIVSGDSYSIPKDVEHSIEILEAGEVLDCFSPPRKDYL, encoded by the coding sequence ATGATCGTCAAATCAGGTGATGGCAAGAAAAGGACATTCTTGGGAGTAGATTTTGTTGTCTTGGCACGGGGCAAGGACTCGATGATCACCAAGATGTTGTACAAGGTGGGGGACCGTGTCCCGTTTCATAAACATCCGAACGGGCAAAGTGGGTATGTGCTCTCAGGCAAATACAGGCTTCGTTTTGGGGGAGTGGACCAAGAAATTGTGTCCGGGGATTCATATTCCATTCCAAAGGATGTTGAACACAGCATAGAAATTTTGGAGGCGGGAGAAGTATTGGATTGTTTTTCCCCACCGCGGAAAGATTATTTGTGA
- a CDS encoding helix-turn-helix transcriptional regulator, producing MKMKLTPSSGNVFQDLGFPPEEAEHLKIRSDLMIDLCRVIKAKGLKQAEAAKLFGVTQPRISDLFKGKIDLFSIDTLVDMLSRAGVRVQIVVSSHKRKRKVA from the coding sequence ATGAAGATGAAACTGACCCCTTCGAGCGGGAACGTCTTTCAGGACTTGGGCTTCCCCCCCGAGGAAGCCGAGCACCTCAAGATCCGATCGGACCTGATGATCGACCTGTGCAGGGTCATCAAGGCCAAGGGGCTGAAACAGGCCGAGGCAGCGAAACTGTTTGGAGTCACTCAACCCCGCATCAGCGACCTTTTCAAGGGGAAGATCGATCTCTTCAGCATCGATACGCTCGTCGACATGCTCTCGCGGGCGGGAGTCCGCGTCCAAATAGTCGTGTCATCGCATAAGCGGAAACGGAAGGTCGCGTGA
- a CDS encoding nucleoside phosphorylase — protein MAEDPRIPLQEHEPSETPVFTAVNLLRAARIQKGLPKVAVPSGCLPDFDGELVRHLANTGRAAEDPAWPCFHTRLFRWRTGSTEYGVIGGTIGAPFAVLVAEELFALGCRALASISSAGLVAERFAPPFFLLIDGALRDEGTSCHYLPPGRYADADPSLVDAVRKRTDGLSVPVYTGPSWTTDAPFRETESLIASPRRLEGIGSVEMEVAALLTLGKVLNKHVVCLAHVTNTMATREEDFEKGGDAGVADSLSVCAAALEVALEHGEGKTNTEEGGRQR, from the coding sequence GTGGCTGAAGACCCGCGAATTCCACTACAGGAACACGAGCCTTCGGAAACGCCCGTCTTCACGGCGGTAAACCTGCTGAGGGCGGCCCGGATCCAAAAAGGGCTGCCCAAGGTTGCCGTCCCGTCCGGATGCCTCCCGGACTTCGATGGGGAACTTGTCCGGCACCTCGCGAACACGGGAAGGGCCGCCGAGGATCCCGCCTGGCCCTGTTTCCATACGCGCCTCTTCCGTTGGCGGACAGGGAGCACCGAATATGGTGTGATCGGCGGCACGATCGGGGCCCCGTTTGCCGTCCTGGTCGCAGAAGAACTATTCGCGCTGGGATGCCGCGCCCTTGCAAGTATCTCATCGGCGGGGCTTGTGGCCGAACGGTTTGCCCCCCCCTTCTTCCTCCTGATCGACGGGGCATTGCGCGACGAGGGGACAAGCTGCCATTACCTGCCTCCCGGCCGGTATGCCGATGCCGACCCGTCGCTGGTCGACGCGGTCCGGAAGCGCACGGACGGGTTATCCGTCCCGGTGTATACCGGTCCGTCATGGACCACGGATGCTCCCTTCCGGGAGACGGAGAGTCTCATCGCCTCGCCTCGCCGTCTGGAGGGGATCGGCTCCGTCGAAATGGAGGTCGCCGCGCTTCTGACTCTCGGGAAGGTCCTAAACAAGCATGTCGTGTGCCTGGCCCACGTGACGAACACGATGGCGACCCGGGAGGAGGACTTCGAGAAGGGGGGAGACGCGGGAGTTGCGGACTCCCTTTCGGTGTGTGCTGCAGCTCTTGAAGTCGCATTAGAACATGGGGAAGGGAAGACCAATACAGAAGAGGGAGGACGGCAACGGTGA
- a CDS encoding type II toxin-antitoxin system RelE/ParE family toxin: protein MEPPDWKPMPSVGAGVTEIRIHTGVEHRVFYIAKFREAIYVLHAFEKRTGKTAKKDIELARRRYGQLVRDRQAQR from the coding sequence TTGGAGCCGCCCGACTGGAAGCCAATGCCGAGCGTTGGCGCGGGCGTCACCGAAATCCGGATTCACACCGGGGTCGAACACCGCGTCTTCTACATCGCCAAGTTCCGTGAGGCGATCTATGTGCTCCATGCGTTTGAGAAACGGACCGGGAAGACCGCGAAGAAGGACATCGAATTAGCCCGGAGACGGTACGGCCAATTGGTTCGGGACCGCCAGGCGCAACGATAA